From Nonlabens sp. Ci31, the proteins below share one genomic window:
- a CDS encoding TlpA disulfide reductase family protein, translating to MKYLIIFLTFLAVNQCNEKNKETHFIDGDAPGVANGMRVYLNDLDENGRTVVVDTSIVMEEKFYFDKKEELNNEEIRFLTLDGSQGNFLLLIENDHLEVRIKKDSLFDSDVVGSKSNEDLKIFKKRQSTYATNSKRYRSERAAALKSGDNAAAMSVTNQWSTAENDFRDYASQMVTSHNSSVIAPMILGELLNSKMLDEKKSRAIFNEFDPRVRETVMAQRIDAYLKKAESVAVGAKAPDFEGASPSGEVIRLHEVLGKVTLIDFWASWCGPCRRENPNVVSAYNKYHDKGFNILSVSLDRNGAEKAWKDAIIKDKMDWNHVSRLQYFGPLAKLYNVNAIPATFLLDENGIIIATNLRGQQLHLKLEELLGPS from the coding sequence ATGAAGTATCTGATTATCTTTTTAACCTTTCTAGCTGTAAATCAATGTAATGAAAAAAACAAAGAAACACATTTTATAGACGGTGATGCACCAGGAGTAGCAAATGGCATGCGTGTTTACCTTAATGATCTGGATGAAAACGGGCGAACTGTTGTTGTAGACACCAGTATTGTGATGGAAGAAAAATTCTATTTTGATAAAAAAGAAGAATTGAACAATGAAGAAATAAGGTTTTTAACTTTAGACGGTAGTCAAGGTAATTTTTTATTATTGATTGAAAATGATCATTTAGAAGTGAGAATTAAAAAAGACTCTCTTTTTGATAGCGATGTTGTGGGAAGTAAGTCTAATGAAGATTTGAAAATATTCAAAAAACGTCAATCTACCTATGCTACCAACTCTAAAAGGTACCGCAGTGAGAGAGCGGCAGCTCTCAAAAGTGGTGATAACGCTGCTGCTATGTCGGTAACTAATCAATGGTCTACCGCAGAAAATGACTTCAGAGATTATGCTTCCCAAATGGTAACTAGTCATAATTCTAGCGTTATTGCACCTATGATACTGGGAGAGTTATTGAACAGCAAAATGCTAGATGAAAAAAAGTCTAGAGCCATCTTTAATGAATTTGATCCTAGAGTAAGAGAGACTGTAATGGCCCAAAGAATAGATGCCTATCTCAAAAAAGCAGAATCTGTGGCTGTAGGTGCCAAAGCACCCGATTTTGAGGGAGCGAGTCCTTCAGGTGAGGTCATACGACTTCATGAAGTTCTAGGAAAAGTTACTCTGATAGACTTTTGGGCCTCTTGGTGCGGCCCTTGTCGTAGAGAAAATCCTAATGTGGTAAGTGCCTATAATAAATACCACGATAAAGGTTTTAATATCCTCAGTGTTTCTTTAGATCGTAATGGGGCTGAAAAAGCATGGAAAGACGCCATTATTAAAGATAAAATGGACTGGAATCATGTTTCTAGATTACAATATTTTGGGCCACTTGCAAAGCTTTATAATGTCAATGCTATTCCTGCTACCTTTCTACTGGATGAAAATGGTATCATTATAGCAACTAATTTACGTGGACAGCAATTGCACCTTAAACTGGAAGAATTACTAGGTCCATCTTAA
- a CDS encoding metallophosphoesterase, translated as MIKRLTKQNNILLLLTTIILTGCASFKAQYKEEVQQSFPTDLEIDKSFYLIGDVGKSPIGGKSDGLLALENYLKSQTTDKDHLIFLGDNIYPIGMPEKDSEFRPIAENHLDAQIDVAKSFNGSTIFIPGNHDWYNEGLKNVEREKKYIEKELDNKNIWEPKVGCPINSIDISKQIQLIIIDSQWYLAQWDKHPTINDDCEQIKTRDQFFLEIEGEFKKNQDKTIVFALHHPLFTNGVHGGQYAAIKHLYPSQSAIPVPILGSLATQIRTSGGVSAQDKQNKRYQEMSDRITTLARASAAPRIIFASGHEHTLQYIVNEGIRQIVSGSGSKQSYATLSNDGLFSYGGNGFARLDVMRDGCSWVRYYGFENGKEKLLFTHKAIETPKEFDLETLPDAFPAFAKASIYQSERIEKSSLFKSVWGTKYRNLYGTEINAKVAILDSIKGGLRVERAGGGHQTRSLRLVDKNGKEYNLRALKKSAVQFLQTTVFKENTVAASFEDTAAEDLLFDFYTAAHPYAALTLPKLSDAIGVYHTNPEVYYVPKQKALGNYNNEYGDELYLLVERPEDHHNDLESFGKPDDIESTADMFEKTREDEKYKIDQEAFVRARMFDMLLGDWDRHQDQWRWAQFKKKNGSSLFKPIPRDRDQVYSNFDGALFATLRTMIGLTKQFATYDEDLDNVKWFNTAATYLDRTLAQEADRDMWTSQAQYIKDHLSDEVIEAAFNELPPEIYTDATTQKIIKNMKIRRSNLVLTAERYYDYLSDLAIVTGTDKDDYVVIDRVADGKTRVTIYRNKDGKKADVVVDRLFLKDDTKEIWVYALDDDDVIEAVGTGKNPIKVRIIGGQNNDIYDLENGNSILIYDHKSKENTFKNKGGARVHLSDSYNNNFYNPKKSITNSNVLTPALGFNPDDGFKIGIQNTFTVNGFHRNPNTTVHQIKAGYYFATQGYDINYNGTFAGVFNTVNFTVKGRFSGPTFAENFFGFGNETLNNDDDLGFDFNRVRLSELSAGVGVSYIGEYGSNIKGGIEVQSFQVEQDDGRFLETQFADPTTDPDFFERKWFVDLNGGYNYESYDNKLNPTRGMIFDLTAGINADKDDLRNTFGYIKPKLGFYNALNRSRTLVLKTMTQATVNIGDSYQFYQSAQLGQNNGLRGYRTQRFSGGSALAGTADVRYSFKEFKTGVVPLQMGVFAGVDVGRVWVDDLDSNKWHNNFGGGFWVNSSEAIGATVNLFRGEEGLRFSFQLGFSF; from the coding sequence ATGATTAAAAGACTTACAAAGCAAAATAACATTCTTTTATTACTTACAACAATAATTCTTACTGGATGTGCCAGTTTTAAAGCACAGTATAAAGAAGAGGTTCAGCAAAGCTTTCCTACTGACTTAGAAATTGATAAATCTTTTTATTTGATAGGTGATGTAGGTAAATCTCCTATAGGAGGGAAAAGCGATGGATTACTCGCGCTGGAAAACTACCTAAAGTCTCAAACTACAGATAAAGACCACCTTATTTTTTTAGGAGATAATATCTATCCTATTGGAATGCCAGAAAAGGATTCGGAATTCAGGCCTATTGCAGAAAATCATCTGGACGCACAGATCGATGTTGCCAAATCTTTTAATGGATCTACTATTTTTATTCCAGGAAATCACGATTGGTACAATGAAGGACTTAAAAATGTAGAACGAGAAAAAAAATATATAGAAAAAGAGCTGGATAATAAAAACATCTGGGAACCTAAAGTAGGTTGTCCTATAAACAGTATTGACATCAGTAAGCAAATTCAATTAATCATTATAGACAGTCAGTGGTATTTAGCCCAATGGGATAAGCACCCGACCATTAATGATGATTGCGAGCAGATTAAAACAAGAGACCAATTTTTTTTAGAGATAGAAGGTGAATTTAAGAAAAACCAAGACAAAACTATCGTTTTTGCACTTCACCATCCATTGTTTACCAATGGTGTTCACGGTGGGCAGTATGCGGCGATCAAGCATTTATACCCGTCACAATCGGCGATTCCAGTCCCTATTTTAGGTTCTTTAGCGACTCAAATAAGAACCAGTGGTGGGGTAAGTGCTCAAGATAAACAGAACAAACGTTACCAAGAAATGTCCGATAGAATTACCACTCTTGCTCGAGCATCTGCCGCGCCTAGAATTATTTTTGCAAGTGGTCACGAGCATACCTTGCAGTATATTGTCAATGAAGGCATACGTCAGATTGTTTCCGGTTCCGGATCTAAACAAAGTTATGCTACATTGAGTAACGACGGTTTGTTTTCATATGGAGGTAATGGTTTTGCACGATTAGACGTGATGAGAGATGGGTGCAGTTGGGTGCGTTATTACGGCTTTGAAAATGGAAAAGAAAAACTACTGTTTACCCATAAAGCTATAGAAACTCCTAAAGAATTTGATTTGGAGACATTGCCTGATGCGTTTCCCGCTTTCGCGAAAGCGAGCATATACCAATCAGAAAGAATAGAAAAAAGCAGCTTGTTTAAATCCGTCTGGGGAACAAAATACAGAAACCTTTACGGAACAGAAATCAATGCCAAAGTAGCCATCTTAGACTCCATAAAAGGTGGACTACGAGTAGAACGAGCTGGAGGTGGACATCAGACACGTTCCTTAAGATTAGTAGATAAAAACGGCAAAGAGTACAATTTACGGGCATTAAAGAAAAGTGCCGTACAATTTTTACAAACCACAGTGTTTAAAGAAAATACAGTAGCCGCTTCTTTTGAAGATACTGCTGCCGAAGATTTATTATTTGATTTCTATACCGCAGCGCATCCATATGCAGCGCTTACCTTACCTAAATTAAGTGATGCCATAGGAGTTTACCATACCAATCCAGAAGTTTATTACGTACCTAAACAGAAAGCATTAGGAAACTATAACAATGAATATGGAGACGAGTTGTACCTGTTAGTAGAACGCCCTGAAGACCATCATAACGATTTAGAAAGCTTTGGAAAACCAGATGACATAGAAAGCACTGCAGATATGTTTGAGAAAACACGCGAGGATGAAAAGTATAAGATTGATCAAGAAGCTTTTGTTCGAGCGCGCATGTTTGATATGTTATTAGGAGATTGGGACCGTCACCAAGATCAATGGAGATGGGCGCAGTTTAAGAAAAAAAATGGGAGCAGCCTTTTTAAGCCTATCCCTAGAGATAGAGATCAAGTGTATTCTAATTTTGATGGGGCTTTGTTTGCTACCTTGAGAACCATGATAGGTTTAACTAAGCAATTTGCTACCTATGATGAAGATTTGGATAATGTAAAATGGTTCAATACTGCAGCAACTTATTTAGACCGCACACTAGCTCAAGAAGCAGATAGAGATATGTGGACCTCTCAAGCGCAGTACATTAAAGACCATCTATCTGATGAAGTTATTGAGGCGGCATTTAACGAATTACCTCCCGAAATATATACAGATGCCACCACCCAAAAGATCATTAAGAACATGAAAATACGTCGTTCTAACTTAGTACTGACGGCTGAGCGGTATTACGATTACCTTTCTGATCTCGCTATAGTAACTGGAACAGATAAAGATGATTATGTAGTTATTGATCGGGTAGCAGATGGAAAAACTCGAGTAACTATTTATAGAAATAAAGATGGTAAAAAAGCCGATGTGGTGGTGGATCGATTGTTTCTAAAAGACGACACTAAGGAAATATGGGTCTATGCGCTAGATGATGACGATGTCATTGAAGCGGTTGGAACAGGTAAAAACCCTATTAAAGTAAGAATCATAGGTGGACAGAATAATGATATTTATGATCTTGAAAACGGAAACTCTATTTTAATTTATGATCATAAATCAAAGGAAAATACGTTTAAAAATAAGGGGGGAGCTCGAGTGCATTTATCAGACAGCTATAACAACAACTTTTACAATCCTAAAAAAAGCATTACAAATTCAAATGTGCTGACACCAGCCTTAGGATTTAATCCAGATGATGGTTTTAAGATAGGTATCCAAAATACCTTTACAGTGAATGGGTTCCATCGCAATCCTAATACAACAGTGCATCAAATTAAAGCGGGTTATTATTTTGCTACGCAAGGATATGATATCAACTATAATGGAACTTTTGCAGGGGTCTTTAATACTGTCAATTTCACTGTTAAAGGAAGGTTTTCTGGACCTACGTTTGCAGAGAACTTCTTTGGTTTTGGTAATGAAACGCTCAATAATGATGACGACTTGGGTTTTGATTTCAATCGGGTGAGACTCAGTGAACTTTCTGCTGGAGTAGGTGTTAGTTACATAGGAGAATACGGTTCTAACATCAAAGGAGGCATCGAGGTGCAGAGTTTTCAAGTAGAACAAGATGATGGAAGATTTCTTGAAACTCAATTTGCTGACCCTACAACTGATCCTGATTTTTTTGAACGCAAGTGGTTTGTCGACTTGAACGGGGGCTATAATTATGAGAGTTATGATAATAAGTTAAATCCAACTAGAGGTATGATCTTTGACTTGACCGCAGGTATTAATGCTGATAAAGATGACTTAAGGAATACCTTCGGTTATATAAAGCCAAAATTGGGGTTTTATAATGCTTTGAACCGCAGTAGAACTTTAGTCTTGAAAACAATGACTCAAGCTACGGTAAACATAGGCGATAGCTATCAGTTTTATCAAAGCGCACAACTCGGTCAGAATAATGGCTTGAGAGGTTACCGTACACAGCGATTCTCTGGTGGAAGTGCCCTAGCAGGTACTGCAGATGTACGTTATAGTTTTAAGGAATTTAAGACAGGTGTTGTACCCTTACAAATGGGAGTGTTTGCTGGTGTAGATGTAGGACGCGTTTGGGTAGATGATCTAGACAGTAATAAATGGCATAATAATTTTGGTGGCGGATTTTGGGTCAACAGTTCTGAGGCTATAGGTGCGACGGTTAATCTCTTTAGAGGAGAAGAAGGTCTGAGGTTTAGTTTTCAGCTCGGATTTAGTTTCTAA
- a CDS encoding GAF domain-containing protein, translating to MGNNSSRDHMIVNLTFKKVVDQYIARLEKEDSNFKKLYISSVLRYVDDHEELIDGIKEDEIFLHKESISVLLSDLFPAALTLNEIKAATVPFSNILFNKTERLSNLLRDAGKDFHLNITAFESFDTFRMSCGIILNKYYNKSIDLSRPILVKIPDIKGYERTYRVTYNADFIDIELNSDEYRLSQEDIKKLLRSPNDEQLWENYFLNESYTFDGFIIVTFTDVTMDAAISDLKTLLLDSAQSTKDQTDKIKVIFRKIFNLENLRVGFTSFDHYERNFESMIYNDSESFLLGSNVEKKCKDALCTDSYQHLIKDFEPLVITDVADYASKIENTYLTDNLLRNDIHSAIFYPITKSKKLIGVLEIVSKKKFALNSFNVIKIESVAGYIKAALVRTEQEYENSIKALIQTECTSIHSSVQWKFEREARRILKARSRNSKNEPFKDVGFQDVYPLYGQIDIVGSSDARNQAIKKDLINQMDQIGEIFAFAKKYEHLPIYDQISYRVLEFRKELENGPIDANSQRDIIKLLNDEINPVIKHLMKLSPKIERLVAEYQSQIDETSGVIYQIRNDYDNTVQAINEALANCIDRKQMEAQEIFPHFFERFKTDGVEHNIYLGSSIAAEQEFNVVYLYNLRLWQLQTMIAMENQFYSVQENLPSVIEAASMILVFDNTLSIRYRIDEKRFDVDGTYNARYEVIKKRIDKANIKGTQERITQNGKIAIIYTNKETEREYMRYINFLQHNQLLGNEVEHLELEDVQGVVGLKALRVNVLYDIDVAKGTLTYEDLVRELHLIQ from the coding sequence ATGGGAAATAATAGCAGTCGTGATCATATGATAGTCAATCTTACTTTTAAAAAGGTGGTCGATCAATACATTGCAAGGCTAGAGAAAGAGGATAGTAATTTTAAAAAACTATACATTTCTTCTGTATTGAGGTATGTAGATGATCATGAGGAGCTTATCGATGGGATTAAGGAAGATGAAATATTTTTACATAAAGAGTCTATAAGCGTTTTATTATCAGATCTTTTTCCTGCAGCTTTAACGCTCAATGAAATAAAAGCGGCTACAGTTCCTTTCTCTAATATATTATTCAATAAAACAGAACGTCTTAGCAACTTGCTTAGGGACGCTGGAAAGGATTTTCATTTGAATATTACGGCATTCGAATCTTTTGATACTTTTAGGATGTCTTGTGGGATCATTTTAAATAAATACTATAATAAATCTATAGATTTAAGCAGGCCTATTCTTGTTAAAATACCTGATATCAAAGGCTATGAGCGAACTTACCGAGTGACTTATAATGCAGATTTTATAGATATAGAGTTAAATAGTGACGAGTATAGATTATCTCAAGAGGACATAAAAAAGCTCTTACGTTCTCCAAATGACGAGCAATTATGGGAAAACTATTTTCTAAATGAGAGTTATACCTTCGATGGTTTTATTATCGTAACCTTCACAGATGTTACCATGGATGCTGCGATTTCAGACTTGAAAACGCTCTTACTTGACAGTGCCCAATCCACTAAAGATCAAACAGATAAAATAAAAGTGATTTTCAGGAAAATTTTTAATCTTGAAAACTTAAGAGTAGGCTTTACCTCTTTTGATCATTATGAAAGAAATTTTGAATCCATGATTTATAATGATTCAGAAAGTTTTTTATTGGGAAGTAATGTTGAAAAAAAATGTAAAGATGCCCTATGTACTGATAGTTACCAGCATCTGATTAAGGATTTTGAGCCATTGGTAATTACTGATGTAGCAGATTACGCTTCAAAAATTGAAAATACATACCTTACCGACAATCTTTTAAGGAACGATATTCACAGTGCTATTTTTTACCCCATCACAAAATCTAAAAAATTAATAGGGGTGCTTGAAATTGTCAGCAAGAAAAAATTTGCGCTTAACAGTTTTAATGTAATAAAAATAGAAAGTGTTGCCGGTTATATAAAAGCAGCATTAGTAAGAACAGAGCAAGAATACGAGAACAGTATAAAAGCTTTAATACAGACCGAGTGTACCTCCATCCATTCCAGCGTTCAGTGGAAATTTGAACGAGAAGCTCGCCGTATTTTAAAAGCGAGATCTCGTAACTCAAAAAATGAACCTTTTAAAGATGTAGGGTTTCAGGATGTTTATCCGTTGTACGGGCAAATAGATATTGTAGGAAGTAGCGATGCCCGTAATCAGGCCATTAAAAAAGACTTGATCAATCAAATGGATCAAATAGGTGAAATATTTGCTTTTGCAAAAAAATATGAGCATTTACCTATTTACGATCAAATTTCTTATCGTGTATTAGAGTTCAGAAAAGAGTTAGAAAATGGTCCTATTGATGCCAATTCACAGCGGGATATCATTAAGTTATTGAATGATGAGATCAATCCAGTTATAAAACATTTGATGAAGCTTTCTCCTAAAATTGAAAGATTAGTGGCGGAATATCAATCTCAGATTGATGAAACGAGTGGTGTCATCTATCAAATCAGAAATGACTACGATAATACGGTCCAGGCTATAAATGAAGCTTTAGCTAACTGTATCGATAGAAAACAAATGGAAGCCCAAGAAATTTTCCCACATTTCTTTGAACGATTTAAAACAGATGGTGTTGAGCATAATATTTATTTAGGAAGCAGTATTGCTGCCGAGCAGGAATTTAACGTAGTTTACCTTTACAATTTAAGGCTGTGGCAATTGCAAACCATGATTGCGATGGAAAATCAGTTTTATTCTGTTCAAGAAAACTTACCTTCTGTTATCGAAGCAGCTAGTATGATTCTCGTTTTTGATAATACCCTGAGCATCAGATACCGTATTGATGAAAAAAGATTTGACGTTGATGGGACTTATAACGCTCGTTACGAAGTGATCAAAAAGAGGATTGATAAAGCCAATATCAAAGGAACCCAAGAACGCATTACCCAAAATGGTAAAATAGCCATCATTTACACCAATAAAGAAACAGAACGGGAATACATGAGATACATCAATTTCCTACAGCACAACCAGTTGTTAGGAAATGAAGTAGAGCACCTAGAGCTAGAAGATGTTCAAGGAGTAGTGGGCCTCAAAGCCTTAAGAGTTAACGTATTGTATGATATAGATGTGGCAAAAGGCACATTGACTTATGAAGATCTCGTTAGGGAATTACATTTGATACAATAG
- a CDS encoding rhomboid family intramembrane serine protease → MYQLDIVTIVIIAANLIISFKGFQDYAFKSKYLFNIAGIHRGEKWRFFTSGFLHADQRHLFFNMLTLFFFSNVVVSRLGSVSYLIIYLTSLLAANFLSYLFHKDEYHYSALGASGAVSGIIYSAILLDPSMRIYFGIPGFVFGIGYLIYSFYGMKKLNDNIGHDAHFGGAVAGILVTLIYDFDLIYTNTITVVTLSATIVVLFILMRFIKN, encoded by the coding sequence ATGTACCAACTAGATATTGTCACTATAGTTATTATAGCGGCCAACCTGATTATAAGTTTCAAAGGATTTCAAGATTATGCCTTTAAAAGTAAATACCTTTTTAATATAGCTGGGATTCATCGTGGTGAAAAATGGCGATTTTTCACCAGTGGTTTTCTTCATGCAGACCAGCGACATTTATTCTTTAACATGCTGACGCTGTTCTTCTTTTCTAATGTGGTGGTGAGCAGGCTAGGATCTGTGAGTTATCTTATTATCTACTTGACCAGCTTATTAGCAGCTAACTTTTTAAGCTACCTTTTTCATAAAGACGAGTACCATTACAGTGCTTTGGGCGCAAGTGGAGCTGTTTCTGGAATCATTTATAGCGCTATATTATTAGATCCGTCTATGAGGATCTATTTTGGTATTCCAGGATTTGTGTTTGGGATAGGTTATTTGATCTATTCCTTTTATGGAATGAAGAAACTTAATGATAACATAGGGCACGATGCCCATTTTGGTGGAGCAGTGGCAGGTATTTTGGTTACTTTAATTTATGATTTTGACCTGATCTATACCAACACTATTACTGTGGTCACCTTATCGGCCACTATCGTAGTGCTGTTTATATTAATGAGATTTATAAAAAATTGA
- a CDS encoding Pycsar system effector family protein has translation MSDILKITDDFVLNLLKNQLEDKYVYHNYTHTKRVVKSTQEIIDNSEISVKEQNAMLLAAWLHDTGYIHGAENHEEESVKIAEMFLKEQKEDQENIDLVKRLILATKFNGVPKCPLEEIMRDADSSHFAKDYYKETSELLKQEMKLRGREYTNKEWRKENILVFTEKHRYYSAYAIKNWNTSKNNNLLKLIKAKKKRKKKFDKEKVKVDLKNQSPERAVQTLFRTTLRNHIKLSDIADTKANILLSVNAIIISLALANLIPKLEQVSNRHLLWPTLILVLFSVASIILSIMSTRPNITSGEFTDEQVQNRDVNLLFFGNFHKVPYQRYQKALMSLIDDKEEIYESLTKDLWSLGVVLNRKYTLLRWTYTIFMIGIIGSVLAFIIAFSTIDYATIG, from the coding sequence ATGAGCGATATTTTAAAAATTACTGATGATTTTGTGTTGAATTTGTTAAAAAATCAACTCGAAGATAAGTATGTGTATCATAATTATACACATACCAAACGAGTTGTTAAAAGTACACAGGAAATAATCGACAATTCTGAAATCAGTGTTAAAGAGCAAAATGCAATGCTTTTAGCAGCATGGCTTCACGATACAGGCTATATTCATGGTGCTGAAAATCATGAAGAAGAAAGCGTTAAGATTGCCGAAATGTTTTTAAAAGAACAAAAAGAAGATCAAGAAAACATTGATTTGGTAAAAAGACTCATACTTGCTACTAAATTTAATGGAGTTCCTAAATGTCCCCTAGAGGAAATTATGAGAGATGCAGATTCTTCTCACTTTGCAAAAGACTATTATAAAGAAACCTCTGAATTACTCAAACAAGAAATGAAATTGAGAGGTCGTGAGTACACTAACAAGGAGTGGCGTAAAGAAAACATCTTGGTTTTCACAGAGAAACATCGCTATTACAGCGCCTATGCTATAAAAAACTGGAATACTTCAAAAAATAATAACCTCCTAAAACTTATAAAGGCAAAAAAGAAAAGAAAAAAGAAATTTGATAAAGAAAAAGTAAAAGTTGATCTTAAAAATCAAAGTCCAGAAAGAGCGGTACAAACCCTTTTTAGAACGACCCTACGCAACCACATCAAACTAAGTGATATTGCAGATACTAAGGCAAACATACTGCTGTCTGTAAATGCTATTATTATATCTCTTGCGTTGGCAAATTTAATCCCTAAGCTGGAACAAGTAAGTAATCGACATTTATTATGGCCTACTTTGATCTTGGTATTGTTCTCTGTAGCAAGTATCATTCTGTCTATCATGTCCACAAGACCTAATATAACTAGTGGTGAGTTTACGGATGAACAAGTTCAAAATAGAGACGTAAATTTATTGTTTTTTGGAAACTTTCATAAAGTACCATATCAAAGGTATCAAAAAGCGCTGATGAGCTTGATTGACGATAAAGAAGAGATTTATGAATCCTTGACCAAAGATCTTTGGTCCTTAGGAGTGGTGTTGAACAGAAAATATACTTTACTGCGTTGGACCTACACCATATTTATGATAGGAATCATTGGTTCTGTCTTAGCATTTATTATTGCGTTTAGTACTATAGACTATGCCACTATTGGTTAA